Proteins from one Juglans microcarpa x Juglans regia isolate MS1-56 chromosome 1S, Jm3101_v1.0, whole genome shotgun sequence genomic window:
- the LOC121246059 gene encoding chitinase-like protein 1: protein MKGRDIVAVLGLMLVVAVVVNVAEGDPDTVTKVKMVKGKKMCDKGWECKGWSIYCCNDTITDYFQTYQFENLFSKRNSPVAHAVGFWDYKSFITAASLFEHLGFGTTGLKTLKMKEIAAFLAHVGSKTSCGYGVATGGPFAWGLCFNREMSPSQSYCDDSYKYTYPCAPGAEYYGRGALPIYWNYNYGAAGEALKEDLLNHPEYIEQNATLAFEAAIWRWMTPIKKSQPSAHDAFVGNWKPTKNDTLSKRGPGFGTTMNILYGDFLCGKGDVDSMNNIISHYLYYLDLMGVGREEAGPHEVLSCAEQVAFNPATSPSTASS from the exons ATGAAGGGAAGAGACATTGTGGCAGTTCTGGGATTGATGTTGGTGGTGGCAGTGGTGGTGAATGTCGCGGAAGGAGATCCGGACACGGTAACGAAGGTGAAGATGGTGAAAGGTAAGAAGATGTGTGACAAAGGGTGGGAGTGCAAGGGCTGGTCCATTTACTGTTGCAACGATACCATCACCGACTATTTCCAGACCTACCAATTCGAGAATCTCTTCTCGAAGCGGAACTCTCCCGTCGCTCACGCCGTCGGCTTCTGGGACTACAAGTCCTTCATCACAGCCGCCTCCCTCTTCGAACACCTTGGCTTCGGTACCACCGGTCTTAAGACCTTGAAGATGAAGGAGATCGCAGCCTTCCTCGCCCACGTCGGCAGCAAGACTTCTT GCGGTTATGGAGTGGCGACAGGAGGACCCTTCGCCTGGGGGCTTTGCTTCAACAGGGAAATGAGTCCCAGCCAGTCATACTGCGACGACTCCTACAAATACACCTACCCTTGTGCTCCCGGAGCCGAATACTATGGCCGTGGTGCCTTGCCTATCTACTG GAACTACAACTACGGTGCAGCTGGGGAGGCTTTGAAAGAAGACCTGCTGAACCACCCAGAATATATTGAGCAGAATGCTACCCTTGCTTTCGAGGCCGCAATTTGGCGGTGGATGACCCCGATCAAAAAGTCACAGCCATCAGCCCATGATGCCTTTGTTGGCAACTGGAAACCGACCAAGAACGATACTTTGTCTAAGCGCGGTCCTGGTTTTGGCACCACAATGAACATTCTTTACGGGGACTTTCTTTGTGGGAAGGGTGATGTTGATTCCATGAACAACATCATTTCCCATTACCTGTATTACCTTGACCTTATGGGTGTTGGCCGAGAGGAAGCAGGGCCGCATGAGGTGCTCTCTTGTGCTGAGCAGGTTGCATTTAACCCTGCAACCTCTCCCAGCACCGCGTCTTCTTGA
- the LOC121246058 gene encoding 2-alkenal reductase (NADP(+)-dependent)-like yields the protein MASGGVGKEVLRNKQVMLRDYVSNGFPKESDMYVTTNTVKLNVPEGSNGVLVKNLYLSCDPYMRGRMKPPTQPSYMGSFTPGSPISGLGVAKVLDSGHPNFKRGDLIWGLTGWEEYSLITVTESLFKIHNTNVPLSYYTGILGMPGMTAYAGFYEVCSPKKGEYVFISAASGAVGQLVGQFAKLLGCYVVGSAGSKEKVDLLKNKFGFDEAFNYKEEPDLSAALKRYFPEGIDIYFENVGGKMLDAVLVNMRINCRIAVCGMISQYSLEQSEGVHNLMNLILKQARMEGFMVPNYYHKYPEFLNLVLPYIKEAKIVYVEDIAEGLESGPAALVGLFTGRNVGKQVVVVARE from the exons ATGGCGAGTGGCGGTGTTGGCAAGGAAGTACTGAGAAACAAGCAGGTGATGTTGAGGGACTATGTCAGTAATGGTTTTCCCAAGGAGTCGGACATGTACGTGACCACCAATACCGTAAAGCTGAATGTTCCTGAAGGTTCTAATGGTGTTCTAGTGAAAAACCTCTACTTGTCCTGCGATCCCTACATGCGTGGCCGAATGAAGCCACCCACTCAACCCAGTTACATGGGCTCCTTCACACCCGGTTCG CCCATTAGCGGACTTGGAGTGGCTAAAGTTTTGGATTCTGGGCATCCAAACTTCAAGAGAGGGGACTTGATCTGGGGGTTAACCGGATGGGAAGAATATAGTCTCATCACAGTAACTGAGTCCCTGTTtaaaattcacaataccaatGTGCCTCTTTCATACTATACTGGAATTCTCG GAATGCCTGGTATGACTGCTTATGCTGGATTTTATGAGGTTTGCTCTCCCAAGAAAGGAGAGTATGTCTTCATTTCAGCAGCTTCTGGTGCAGTTGGTCAGCTGGTTGGGCAGTTTGCAAAGCTTTTGGGCTGCTATGTTGTTGGAAGTGCCGGAAGCAAAGAAAAG GTTGATTTGCTGAAGAACAAGTTCGGGTTTGATGAGGCTTTCAACTACAAAGAAGAGCCTGACTTGAGTGCAGCTCTAAAAAG GTATTTCCCAGAAggtattgatatttattttgagaatgTTGGGGGAAAGATGCTTGATGCGGTGCTAGTCAACATGAGGATCAATTGCCGCATTGCTGTGTGTGGGATGATCTCACAGTACAGCCTTGAGCAGTCAGAAGGTGTGCACAATTTAATGAATTTGATTCTGAAACAGGCCAGAATGGAAGGATTTATGGTTCCTAATTACTATCATAAGTATCCTGAGTTTCTGAACTTGGTGCTGCCTTACATCAAAGAAGCGAAGATAGTATACGTGGAAGACATAGCTGAAGGCCTCGAGAGTGGCCCGGCGGCTCTGGTAGGACTCTTCACTGGCCGGAATGTTGGAAAACAGGTAGTGGTGGTTGCTCGTGAATGA
- the LOC121246041 gene encoding 2-alkenal reductase (NADP(+)-dependent)-like: protein MPVSCIHYSSLPINIYTHITGRIRRIRGGRSQLRKMAIVGGSEEAAVVVRNKQVILREYVPASGFPKESDMCVTTTGTIKLKLPDQAGSDGVLVKNLYLSCDPSQRSRMTKYEPSTHFVSFQPGLPIRGYGVAEVLDSGHPNFEKGDLVWGITGWEEYSVLAKPAADTLTKIQHTDVPLSYYTGILGMPGMTAYVGFYEICSPKKGQYVFISAASGAVGQLVGQFAKLQGCYVVGSAGSKEKVDLLKNKFGFDDGFNYKEEPDLNAALKRYFPEGIDIYWENVGGKMLDAVLLNMKIGGRIAVCGMISQYNLGGQAEGVHNLMYLVAKRVRVEGFLVPDYDHLYPKFLELVLPYIKEGKIVYVEDKAQGLESGPAALVGLFTGRNVGKQVVVVAPE, encoded by the exons atgcctgtCTCCTGCATACACTACTCTTCCCTCCccataaatatatacacacacattacAGGGAGGATAAGAAGGATCAGAGGTGGGAGATCACAGTTAAGAAAAATGGCGATTGTGGGTGGATCAGAGGAAGCAGCAGTTGTAGTGAGGAACAAGCAGGTGATATTGAGAGAGTACGTGCCGGCGTCTGGCTTTCCAAAAGAATCGGACATGTGCGTGACCACCACCGGCACCATAAAGCTGAAGCTTCCTGATCAAGCTGGTTCCGACGGCGTTTTAGTGAAGAACCTCTACTTGTCCTGTGATCCCTCCCAGCGAAGCCGCATGACCAAGTACGAACCTTCCACCCATTTCGTCTCCTTCCAGCCCGGTTTG CCAATCAGAGGATACGGAGTGGCTGAAGTTTTGGATTCTGGGCACCCAAACTTTGAGAAAGGCGACTTGGTCTGGGGAATAACCGGGTGGGAAGAATATAGCGTCCTTGCAAAACCAGCAGCAGACACATTGACTAAAATCCAACACACTGATGTTCCTCTTTCCTACTATACTGGAATCCTTG GTATGCCTGGTATGACTGCTTATGTTGGATTTTATGAGATTTGCTCTCCAAAGAAAGGACAGTACGTCTTCATTTCAGCTGCTTCAGGAGCAGTTGGTCAGCTTGTTGGTCAGTTTGCAAAGTTGCAGGGTTGCTATGTTGTTGGGAGTGCTGGTAGCAAAGAAAAG GTGGATCTTCTGAAAAACAAGTTTGGGTTTGACGACGGTTTCAATTATAAAGAAGAGCCTGACTTGAATGCAGCTTTGAAAAG ATACTTCCCCGAAGGCATTGACATTTACTGGGAGAATGTTGGGGGAAAGATGCTGGATGCAGTGCTACTAAACATGAAGATTGGCGGCCGCATTGCCGTGTGCGGGATGATCTCACAGTACAACCTCGGCGGCCAGGCCGAAGGCGTTCACAATCTAATGTATCTGGTTGCAAAACGTGTCCGCGTAGAAGGCTTCCTGGTTCCCGATTACGACCATCTTTATCCCAAGTTTTTGGAGTTGGTTCTGCCTTACATCAAGGAAGGAAAGATTGTATACGTTGAAGACAAAGCACAAGGCCTGGAGAGTGGGCCGGCGGCTCTAGTTGGACTCTTTACAGGCCGCAATGTTGGAAAACAAGTTGTGGTGGTTGCTCCAGAGTGA